The following proteins are co-located in the Marinomonas profundi genome:
- a CDS encoding AEC family transporter produces MEAVINITAPIFFLILLGYLGIRLGFIAKEFLPGLSKFVMYFALPALVFTKLLSMDLQALINPDYILIYAAGGLSSFVFTVLLSRMVFRRQWERCGLRGLGAAMPNSAFIGFPILLQFFDHSMVHAFAMAVMVENIILFPVSLIFIETVLGKRSANGQGVLLPVLKRVVSNPIILAVFSGIVCALLGVSFPVFMMRGLDMLAMGSAPAALIVIGGSLVGLSIKGSIGEMSLVAFAKLIFFPMVVAALLLLAPNMPNDLKTAMIILASVPMLSIYPIVGGEYGEQSFCASTLLITTVLSFFTLSVLLRFLV; encoded by the coding sequence ATGGAAGCCGTAATCAATATTACTGCCCCGATTTTTTTTCTGATTTTGCTTGGTTATTTGGGGATTCGCCTTGGTTTTATTGCCAAAGAATTTTTGCCGGGGCTGAGTAAATTTGTCATGTATTTTGCCTTGCCAGCGTTGGTTTTTACCAAGCTGCTGAGTATGGATCTTCAAGCGTTAATTAACCCAGACTATATTTTAATTTACGCTGCAGGCGGGCTGTCGTCCTTTGTGTTTACCGTCCTATTGAGCCGAATGGTGTTTCGTAGGCAATGGGAGCGTTGCGGCCTTCGCGGGCTTGGCGCCGCGATGCCAAACAGCGCGTTTATAGGCTTTCCCATATTGTTGCAGTTTTTCGATCATTCAATGGTGCATGCTTTTGCGATGGCCGTGATGGTGGAAAATATCATTTTGTTTCCTGTGAGTCTTATTTTTATCGAAACGGTATTGGGAAAACGCAGCGCAAATGGTCAAGGCGTTTTGCTGCCAGTGCTGAAGCGAGTTGTCAGTAATCCTATTATCTTGGCGGTGTTTAGTGGGATCGTATGTGCTTTGCTGGGAGTGAGCTTTCCGGTATTTATGATGCGAGGCCTAGACATGCTTGCGATGGGCTCCGCCCCAGCGGCATTGATTGTGATCGGTGGTTCATTAGTGGGGTTGTCAATAAAAGGCAGCATTGGCGAAATGTCTTTGGTGGCGTTTGCGAAATTGATTTTCTTCCCCATGGTGGTGGCAGCACTCTTGTTATTGGCGCCTAATATGCCAAACGATTTAAAAACAGCGATGATTATTTTGGCTTCGGTACCGATGTTAAGTATTTATCCGATTGTGGGGGGAGAATATGGTGAGCAGAGTTTTTGTGCGAGCACCTTGCTGATCACAACGGTATTGTCGTTTTTTACGTTAAGCGTGTTGCTGCGCTTTTTGGTGTAA
- a CDS encoding GntR family transcriptional regulator, producing MINSDERKLVGQSVYEQLRSDIVTGKLAPSEKLKLNALRIRYGASVNTLRETLMRLVSDGFVLFVDQKGFSVKPVSTADLRELLELRQMLELSGVCKSMANKQGHMEWKSALISAHFRLNCVEKQMLDDEASHVQAWEKADRDFHVTMVSHCGSQQLIRYHASVIELYMRYQVLALHRRPFRGQASVQEHQKLLKSLLDDDLDAVLAMLDSHIQKGLVLPDPEATPVKTRVSA from the coding sequence ATGATTAATTCTGATGAGCGCAAATTGGTTGGGCAATCTGTCTATGAACAGCTGCGTTCAGACATAGTGACGGGCAAGTTGGCGCCAAGTGAAAAGCTGAAATTAAACGCTTTGCGTATTCGTTATGGTGCCAGTGTGAATACCTTGCGTGAAACCTTGATGCGCTTAGTGTCAGACGGCTTTGTGTTGTTCGTTGATCAAAAAGGCTTTTCGGTAAAGCCGGTTTCTACTGCAGATTTGCGTGAATTATTAGAGCTGAGACAAATGCTAGAGTTGTCAGGCGTGTGTAAATCGATGGCGAACAAACAAGGTCATATGGAATGGAAATCCGCACTGATCAGCGCGCATTTTCGCTTAAATTGTGTTGAAAAGCAGATGTTGGATGATGAAGCCAGCCATGTTCAGGCATGGGAAAAAGCGGATCGGGACTTTCATGTGACCATGGTGTCCCATTGTGGTTCGCAACAGTTGATTCGTTATCACGCGTCAGTGATTGAGCTGTATATGCGTTATCAAGTGTTGGCGTTGCACCGTCGTCCCTTTCGTGGGCAAGCGTCGGTGCAAGAGCATCAAAAGCTGCTCAAATCCCTTCTTGATGATGATCTTGATGCGGTATTGGCCATGTTAGATTCACATATTCAAAAAGGCTTGGTCTTGCCAGACCCAGAAGCTACGCCTGTCAAAACGAGAGTGTCTGCTTAA
- a CDS encoding shikimate dehydrogenase family protein yields MTMLHLGLIGQAIAASRSPSLHMMLGELNQLPVDYQLQVPEDDTAASFHAKLAEIRALGFVGTNVTFPYKQIAIDSADEVNDAVKKVGASNTLLLKDGKVCAFNTDYTGFIRGYKSRMGHSRAGKVLMIGAGGVGRAIGFALFEVGATEVLVTDLSERSAQSLVDAINEAGYKARVVAKEDIAEAAAQVDGLVNCTPVGHLKSPGMPLAAELIQGQKWAFDAVYTPMDTEFLVAANKKGLQIVSGFDLFFYQGIDAFEIFTGQAVTDVKPVWDQFRKKYDVTSSLI; encoded by the coding sequence ATGACAATGTTACATTTAGGTTTAATTGGTCAGGCAATTGCCGCTTCTCGATCTCCTTCTTTACACATGATGTTGGGTGAGCTTAATCAGTTGCCGGTGGATTACCAGTTGCAGGTGCCGGAAGACGATACGGCGGCGTCTTTTCATGCCAAGTTGGCGGAAATTCGTGCCTTAGGCTTTGTCGGTACTAACGTTACTTTTCCCTATAAGCAAATCGCCATCGACAGCGCAGACGAAGTAAACGACGCGGTGAAGAAGGTGGGTGCCAGTAATACCTTGTTATTAAAAGACGGCAAAGTCTGTGCGTTTAATACTGATTACACTGGGTTTATTCGCGGCTATAAAAGTCGAATGGGACATTCCCGCGCTGGTAAAGTGCTGATGATTGGCGCGGGTGGTGTCGGTCGTGCGATTGGTTTTGCTTTGTTTGAAGTGGGCGCAACAGAAGTTTTAGTGACCGATTTGAGCGAGCGCAGCGCGCAGTCGTTGGTGGATGCTATTAACGAAGCGGGTTACAAGGCGCGTGTCGTGGCGAAAGAGGACATTGCTGAAGCGGCGGCGCAAGTCGATGGGTTGGTAAATTGTACCCCCGTTGGCCATTTGAAAAGCCCCGGCATGCCATTGGCGGCTGAGCTGATTCAAGGTCAAAAATGGGCGTTTGACGCGGTTTATACCCCAATGGATACGGAATTTTTGGTGGCTGCGAATAAAAAAGGTCTGCAAATAGTGTCAGGTTTTGATTTGTTCTTTTATCAAGGTATTGATGCTTTCGAAATTTTCACCGGCCAAGCAGTGACGGATGTGAAGCCGGTTTGGGATCAGTTTCGTAAAAAGTACGATGTGACGAGTTCGTTGATCTAG
- a CDS encoding LysR family transcriptional regulator — translation MEIAIPNLRHLRVFLAVTELKSITRASESIFLSQPAITQAIAKLEGLLGAALFERHSDGMYPTPSGDIWQKRVSRALDHIHSATQEIVKDNSPKDRSPKNLMSLISTTQLRALVAVSEAQNFSIASRNLSVSQSSVHRAARDLEKLLGVVLFEKNSLGTNVTKAAQTLAKATKLAFSELRQGIYEINALQRKDVSMITVGSMPLARMTILPKSILQFNERHPDVNINVTEGPYADLLHHLRQGDIDIILGALRHPSPADDVVQEELWAPPLSVVARKDHPLMNKNTISAKDLAEFSWVVPAKGTPTRHAFEDIFKDAGVALPTRLVESSSQILIRELLIESDRLTLISAHQVEREINIELLSVIPFPLEHTRRPIGLCVRKSWLPTLTQSHFLSLLRKISEHFR, via the coding sequence ATGGAGATCGCAATTCCCAACTTACGACACTTGCGTGTCTTTCTCGCGGTAACGGAGTTAAAAAGCATCACCCGAGCTTCCGAAAGCATTTTTTTATCTCAGCCCGCTATCACGCAAGCTATCGCCAAGCTAGAAGGCTTACTTGGCGCGGCCTTGTTTGAGCGCCACTCCGATGGCATGTACCCCACGCCCTCTGGCGATATATGGCAAAAACGTGTCAGTCGTGCACTCGACCATATTCATAGCGCGACACAAGAGATAGTCAAAGACAACAGCCCCAAAGATCGCAGTCCAAAAAACTTAATGTCCTTAATCAGCACCACGCAGTTAAGAGCGTTAGTTGCCGTCAGTGAAGCGCAAAACTTTAGTATTGCCAGTCGTAACTTGTCGGTATCTCAATCGTCGGTGCACCGTGCTGCTCGCGACTTAGAAAAGTTACTTGGCGTGGTGTTATTCGAAAAAAACAGCCTAGGCACCAATGTAACAAAAGCGGCACAAACTTTAGCGAAAGCCACTAAATTAGCCTTCAGTGAACTACGCCAAGGCATTTACGAAATCAATGCGTTACAACGCAAAGACGTCAGTATGATCACTGTCGGCAGTATGCCTTTGGCGCGGATGACAATTCTACCCAAATCGATTTTGCAATTTAACGAGCGCCACCCCGACGTCAATATCAACGTCACCGAAGGTCCGTATGCTGATTTACTGCATCACTTACGCCAAGGCGACATTGATATTATCTTGGGCGCATTGCGTCACCCGTCTCCCGCTGACGATGTGGTGCAAGAAGAGTTGTGGGCGCCGCCGCTGTCTGTGGTGGCTCGTAAAGATCATCCCTTAATGAACAAAAACACCATTAGCGCAAAAGATCTGGCTGAGTTTTCCTGGGTGGTTCCCGCCAAAGGCACACCGACTCGACACGCTTTCGAAGACATTTTCAAAGACGCTGGTGTCGCCTTGCCAACACGCTTGGTTGAATCCAGTTCACAGATACTGATTCGTGAATTGTTAATCGAAAGCGATCGATTAACCCTAATTTCAGCACACCAGGTGGAGCGAGAAATTAATATTGAATTGCTCAGCGTGATCCCCTTTCCGCTGGAGCACACACGTCGACCGATTGGGCTTTGTGTGCGCAAAAGCTGGCTTCCCACTCTCACTCAGTCTCACTTTCTGAGTTTATTACGAAAAATTTCAGAGCATTTTCGTTAA
- a CDS encoding Gfo/Idh/MocA family oxidoreductase — protein MRICIAGASGAFGMKHMDAIAAIEGAEVVSVVGTKIETIKAFAEERGVIHYTTDLAESLARDDVDAVILATPTQMHAAQTIQCLEAGKHVMSEIPMADNIEDARKVVAVQKKTGLVAMAGHTRRFNPSHQWIHNKVMAGELTVQQMDVQTYFFRRSNKNALGQARSWTDHLLWHHACHTVDLFQYQTGETASKVQALQGPIHPGLGIAMDMSIGLKVPNGAICTLSLSFNNDGPFGTFFRYICDNGTYIARYDDLFDGSENKIDLSGVAVSNNGIELQDREFIAAIQEGRAPNACVTQAIDAMETLHRLEECLEA, from the coding sequence ATGAGAATTTGTATCGCTGGTGCATCAGGCGCTTTTGGCATGAAACACATGGACGCCATTGCGGCGATCGAAGGCGCAGAAGTCGTTTCTGTGGTTGGCACAAAAATCGAGACGATTAAAGCCTTCGCCGAAGAGCGTGGCGTTATCCACTACACAACAGACCTCGCTGAAAGCTTGGCTCGTGACGATGTCGATGCCGTTATCCTAGCCACCCCAACGCAAATGCACGCGGCACAAACTATCCAGTGTCTTGAAGCGGGCAAACACGTCATGTCTGAAATCCCCATGGCAGACAACATTGAAGACGCGCGCAAAGTAGTCGCAGTACAGAAGAAAACCGGCCTAGTGGCCATGGCAGGTCACACTCGTCGTTTCAACCCTTCACACCAATGGATTCATAACAAAGTCATGGCGGGCGAACTCACCGTCCAACAAATGGACGTGCAAACCTACTTTTTCCGCCGTTCCAACAAAAATGCCCTTGGCCAAGCGCGCTCTTGGACAGACCATCTACTATGGCACCATGCTTGCCATACAGTAGATTTGTTCCAATACCAAACCGGTGAAACCGCCAGCAAGGTACAAGCACTACAAGGTCCAATCCACCCTGGACTTGGCATTGCCATGGACATGAGTATTGGCCTAAAGGTGCCTAACGGCGCTATTTGTACTCTGTCTTTGTCTTTTAATAACGACGGTCCATTCGGTACTTTCTTCCGTTACATCTGCGACAATGGCACCTATATCGCCCGTTATGACGATTTGTTCGACGGCAGCGAAAACAAGATTGATCTCTCTGGCGTGGCGGTGTCAAACAACGGCATCGAATTACAAGACCGCGAATTCATTGCGGCGATTCAGGAAGGCCGCGCGCCAAACGCTTGCGTCACTCAAGCCATTGACGCCATGGAAACCTTACACCGCCTAGAAGAATGTCTAGAAGCCTAA
- a CDS encoding aldo/keto reductase, with product MSKHPHLANPNIGLGCMNLSHAYGSPVAEEQAIEALHQAFEMGYRHFDTATLYGAGNNELLVGKALKDRRDEFFLASKCGMAMVDGKKQINGRPENIRKQCEDSLKRLQTDHIDLYYLHRLDFNVPIEETTGALGELVKEGKIGAIGLSEVSADTLTRAHNEFPISAIQSEYSLWTRNPEIAVLEACKRLDITFVAFSPLARGFLTGTLQDVADLEAKDIRNNMPRFNAEHYPNNLALLNDYFALAKDIGCTPAQLALAWLTAKDSNIVPIPGTRSVNHMKDNFESAQLKLDAKQVSLLDEMIHQNNVHGTRYTAAQQAEIDTEEF from the coding sequence ATGTCAAAACATCCCCATTTAGCCAACCCAAACATCGGCCTAGGCTGCATGAATTTATCCCATGCTTATGGCTCACCCGTGGCCGAAGAACAAGCCATCGAAGCCCTTCATCAAGCCTTTGAAATGGGCTATCGCCACTTTGATACCGCGACCTTGTATGGCGCTGGTAACAATGAATTATTGGTCGGCAAAGCACTGAAAGACCGCCGCGATGAATTCTTCCTTGCCAGCAAATGTGGCATGGCCATGGTGGATGGCAAAAAACAGATTAACGGCCGACCTGAAAACATTCGTAAGCAATGCGAAGACAGCTTAAAACGCCTACAAACAGACCACATAGACTTGTACTATTTGCATCGCTTAGACTTTAACGTGCCCATCGAAGAAACCACAGGCGCGCTGGGCGAGTTAGTCAAAGAAGGCAAAATCGGTGCGATTGGCTTATCGGAAGTGTCAGCAGACACCCTAACCCGTGCTCATAACGAATTCCCCATTAGCGCCATTCAGTCTGAATATTCATTGTGGACACGCAACCCAGAAATCGCCGTGTTAGAAGCCTGCAAACGACTGGATATTACCTTTGTGGCTTTCAGCCCATTGGCGCGTGGTTTTTTAACCGGCACATTACAAGACGTTGCTGATTTAGAAGCCAAAGACATTCGTAACAACATGCCACGCTTTAACGCCGAGCATTACCCTAACAATTTGGCGTTGTTAAACGACTACTTTGCCCTTGCCAAAGACATTGGCTGCACACCAGCGCAACTGGCCTTGGCTTGGCTGACCGCAAAAGACAGCAATATTGTCCCTATTCCGGGCACTCGTTCGGTTAACCATATGAAAGACAATTTTGAATCCGCGCAATTGAAGCTGGATGCCAAACAAGTCAGCTTGCTTGATGAAATGATCCATCAAAATAACGTCCATGGCACGCGCTATACCGCCGCGCAACAAGCCGAAATAGACACCGAAGAGTTCTAA
- the oadA gene encoding sodium-extruding oxaloacetate decarboxylase subunit alpha encodes MSQIKQKIQVTDVTLRDAHQSLIATRMRTEDMLPICEKLDQVGFWSLEVWGGATFDACVRFLKEDPWERLRQLRAALPNTRLQMLLRGQNLLGYRHYADDVVETFVQKAADNGIDVFRIFDALNDLRNIETAMKAVKKAGKHAQGTICYTTSPVHTLALFVEQAKAMQTMGADSIAIKDMAGLLTPYATYDLVKAIKDAVDLPLVVHSHSTSGLAPLCQLKAIEAGADRIDTAISSFGGGTSHPATESQVAALKDTDYDTGLDLALLSEIADYFREVRKKYHQFESEFTREDVSVQINQVPGGMMSNLANQLKEQNALDKIREVFAEIPRVRADLGYPPLVTPTSQIVGTQAVYNVLAGQRYKTITNEVKRYLLGGYGQPPATVNPDVQKKAVGNESVNDTRPADSLSPELYKLRNDIGALAKSEEDVLTYAMFPELGREFLQQRADGSLVPEVLLPPEQAGQGAVAGGLATEYKIDVHGEIYNVEITGVGDFGVGKRKLYLSLDGMPEEVVFESLNEYVSEGSTGRSRATEPGHVSAAMPGNIIDVLVAEGDTVTAGQAVLVTEAMKMETEVHANVAGTVKGVFVKKGDRVTPGETLIEIV; translated from the coding sequence ATGAGTCAGATTAAACAAAAAATACAAGTGACAGATGTGACCTTGCGTGATGCGCATCAATCCCTTATCGCCACGCGTATGCGTACGGAAGACATGCTGCCGATTTGTGAAAAGCTCGATCAAGTGGGCTTTTGGTCGTTAGAAGTGTGGGGCGGCGCAACCTTTGATGCTTGCGTGCGTTTTTTGAAAGAAGACCCTTGGGAGCGTTTGCGCCAATTGCGTGCCGCTTTGCCCAATACGCGTTTGCAAATGCTGCTGCGCGGTCAAAACCTGCTGGGCTATCGCCATTATGCTGACGATGTGGTGGAAACTTTTGTACAAAAAGCGGCCGATAACGGTATCGATGTGTTCCGTATTTTTGATGCCTTAAACGATCTGCGCAATATCGAAACCGCGATGAAAGCGGTGAAAAAAGCTGGTAAACATGCCCAAGGGACCATTTGTTACACGACTAGCCCTGTTCACACGCTGGCATTGTTTGTTGAGCAAGCCAAAGCCATGCAAACCATGGGCGCGGATTCTATCGCCATCAAAGACATGGCTGGCTTGTTAACGCCTTACGCGACCTATGATTTGGTTAAAGCGATCAAGGACGCGGTGGATTTGCCTTTGGTGGTACACAGCCATTCAACCTCAGGTTTGGCGCCTTTGTGTCAGCTTAAAGCCATCGAGGCCGGTGCCGATCGTATTGATACCGCTATTTCGTCCTTTGGTGGCGGAACCAGCCATCCGGCGACCGAATCTCAAGTGGCGGCATTAAAAGACACGGATTACGACACTGGGCTGGATTTGGCCTTGTTGTCAGAGATTGCCGATTACTTCCGCGAGGTGCGCAAAAAGTACCATCAATTTGAAAGCGAATTTACTCGCGAAGATGTGTCGGTGCAGATCAACCAAGTACCGGGCGGGATGATGTCGAACTTGGCGAATCAGTTAAAAGAGCAAAATGCCTTAGACAAAATTCGTGAAGTATTTGCCGAAATTCCGCGTGTTCGAGCAGATCTTGGTTATCCGCCATTGGTCACGCCAACCTCGCAAATCGTTGGCACGCAGGCGGTTTATAATGTGTTGGCGGGTCAGCGATATAAAACCATCACTAATGAAGTAAAACGCTATTTACTGGGTGGCTACGGACAACCGCCCGCCACGGTGAATCCAGACGTGCAGAAAAAAGCCGTGGGTAACGAATCGGTGAACGACACTCGCCCAGCGGATTCGTTGTCGCCTGAACTCTATAAATTACGCAATGACATTGGCGCGTTAGCAAAATCGGAAGAAGACGTGCTGACCTATGCGATGTTCCCTGAGTTAGGCCGTGAATTCTTGCAACAACGTGCCGATGGCAGCTTGGTGCCAGAAGTCTTGTTGCCACCAGAGCAAGCGGGCCAAGGCGCAGTAGCGGGTGGTTTGGCAACTGAGTATAAGATCGATGTGCATGGTGAAATCTACAATGTCGAAATCACCGGCGTGGGTGACTTTGGGGTTGGCAAACGCAAGCTCTATTTGTCTTTGGACGGTATGCCAGAAGAAGTGGTGTTTGAATCGCTGAATGAATACGTGTCGGAAGGCAGCACAGGCCGATCTCGCGCGACGGAACCAGGTCACGTTAGCGCGGCCATGCCGGGTAATATTATTGATGTCTTGGTAGCCGAAGGCGACACAGTGACGGCGGGTCAAGCGGTACTGGTCACGGAAGCCATGAAGATGGAAACCGAAGTGCACGCCAATGTGGCGGGGACGGTAAAAGGCGTTTTCGTTAAAAAAGGCGACCGAGTCACGCCGGGTGAAACACTGATTGAGATTGTGTAA
- a CDS encoding acetyl-CoA carboxylase biotin carboxylase subunit translates to MLKKVLIANRGEIAVRIIRACSEAGIRSVAIFTEPDRYALHVKRADESYSLGDDPLAGYLDPLRLVNLAVETGCDAIHPGYGFLSENAHFAELCEQKGVAFIGPHSSVIHKMGDKTQARDSMRAAGIPITPGSEGNLANLDEAIALAGKVGYPVMIKATSGGGGRGIRRCDTPEELTSQYPRVISEATKAFGSAEVFLEKCIVDPSHIEVQILADSQGNTVHLFERDCSIQRRNQKLIEIAPSPQLTPEQRQYICDLAVRAAKAVNYVNAGTVEFLLSGNEVYFMEMNTRVQVEHTITEQITGVDIVREQLRIAAGLPLSFRQEDIHYRGYAMQFRINAEDPKNDFLPSFGRITHYYAPGGPGVRVDTAIYTGYEIPPYFDSMCLKLVVWALTWDEMVARGRRAIDDMRLHGIKTTANYYQQILKHPDFIKGKFNTGFVPAHPELLNYSVKRDPSDIALVLAAAIAAHLGR, encoded by the coding sequence ATGTTAAAAAAAGTGTTGATCGCTAACCGAGGTGAAATTGCGGTTCGTATCATTCGCGCTTGTTCAGAAGCGGGGATTCGCTCTGTGGCGATCTTTACCGAGCCGGATCGATACGCTCTGCATGTTAAGCGCGCGGACGAGTCTTATTCATTGGGTGATGATCCACTTGCCGGGTATTTAGATCCTTTGCGTTTGGTCAATTTAGCCGTCGAGACGGGCTGTGATGCGATTCATCCAGGCTATGGTTTTTTGTCTGAAAATGCGCATTTTGCTGAATTGTGTGAGCAAAAAGGCGTGGCGTTTATCGGCCCTCATTCGTCTGTTATTCACAAAATGGGCGATAAAACCCAAGCTCGAGACAGCATGCGCGCGGCAGGAATTCCGATTACTCCGGGGTCAGAAGGCAACTTGGCGAACCTTGATGAAGCCATCGCCTTAGCCGGGAAAGTGGGTTATCCGGTGATGATCAAGGCCACCTCTGGTGGTGGCGGTCGAGGTATTCGACGTTGCGACACGCCAGAAGAGTTAACCTCTCAATATCCTCGGGTTATTTCAGAAGCCACCAAAGCCTTTGGTTCTGCGGAAGTGTTTTTAGAAAAATGCATTGTTGATCCTAGCCATATCGAAGTGCAGATATTAGCCGACTCTCAAGGCAATACGGTGCATTTGTTTGAGCGCGATTGCTCGATTCAGCGTCGCAATCAAAAGCTGATCGAAATTGCCCCAAGCCCTCAACTAACACCAGAGCAACGTCAATATATTTGTGATCTCGCGGTGCGGGCTGCCAAAGCGGTGAACTATGTTAACGCCGGTACGGTGGAATTTTTGCTGTCTGGCAATGAAGTGTATTTCATGGAAATGAATACGCGGGTACAGGTTGAGCACACTATTACCGAGCAAATTACCGGTGTCGATATTGTGCGTGAGCAGCTTCGTATTGCGGCGGGTTTGCCGCTCAGTTTTCGTCAAGAAGACATTCATTATCGTGGCTATGCGATGCAATTTCGTATTAATGCAGAAGACCCGAAGAACGATTTTTTACCCAGTTTTGGCCGCATTACCCATTATTATGCGCCGGGCGGTCCGGGGGTTCGTGTTGATACGGCGATTTACACCGGTTACGAGATTCCGCCGTATTTTGATTCCATGTGTTTGAAGCTGGTGGTCTGGGCTTTGACCTGGGATGAAATGGTGGCGCGAGGTCGTCGTGCCATTGATGATATGCGGTTGCATGGCATCAAAACCACGGCGAATTATTATCAGCAAATTCTCAAACACCCCGACTTTATTAAAGGTAAGTTCAATACAGGGTTCGTGCCAGCGCACCCAGAATTGTTAAATTATTCCGTTAAACGTGATCCAAGTGACATTGCACTTGTGCTTGCCGCCGCTATTGCCGCGCACCTTGGTCGATAA
- a CDS encoding LysR family transcriptional regulator, which produces MPQSVQSLVSRLTFRQLQVFKSVYELSSYSRAGDMLGLSQPAVSHQIRQLEQALQQPLFEYVGRQLYSTATANRLAQCIGAMFNEIQSFQDDLSAETGLIAGELTLVAVSTAQYVVPYLLRAYTSLHPKVTINVKVMNRAAAIERLNESHDELTIMGLVPNDKPIVSIPFLNNELVAVVPRNHPLLAQQEVTLNHFLEHNVLLREAGSGSRLALELHCQKQRVRLQAEMEIGSNDAIKHAVIAGLGVAVLPKLGILSELTLGALVEVPIKDFPLRRSWCLIHPQARHPTPAMRSFIDYIQQNIGQFETMFSRMADI; this is translated from the coding sequence ATGCCTCAAAGCGTACAAAGTTTGGTCAGCCGTCTTACGTTTAGACAACTGCAAGTGTTTAAGAGTGTTTATGAATTGAGCAGCTACAGCCGAGCAGGCGACATGCTAGGCTTGAGCCAACCCGCCGTTAGTCACCAAATACGACAACTTGAGCAAGCACTTCAACAACCGCTGTTTGAATACGTCGGTCGCCAGCTTTACAGCACCGCAACCGCTAATCGTCTCGCACAATGTATTGGCGCTATGTTTAATGAAATCCAAAGCTTTCAAGATGACTTATCCGCAGAAACGGGGCTGATTGCAGGTGAATTAACCTTGGTGGCGGTTAGCACGGCACAGTACGTCGTGCCCTATTTGCTTCGAGCCTATACCAGCTTGCACCCCAAGGTAACCATCAATGTTAAGGTTATGAACCGCGCCGCTGCCATTGAACGGCTCAATGAAAGCCATGACGAATTAACGATTATGGGCTTGGTGCCAAATGACAAGCCTATCGTTAGCATCCCTTTTTTAAACAACGAGCTGGTCGCCGTGGTGCCTCGAAATCACCCTCTTCTCGCGCAGCAAGAGGTCACGTTAAATCATTTTTTAGAACACAATGTATTACTAAGAGAAGCGGGCTCTGGCAGCCGATTAGCGCTAGAACTGCACTGCCAAAAACAACGTGTTCGCCTACAAGCGGAGATGGAAATTGGCTCGAATGACGCCATAAAACACGCGGTTATTGCAGGGCTTGGTGTGGCGGTATTACCAAAGCTGGGCATTCTTTCCGAACTGACTCTGGGCGCCTTGGTCGAAGTCCCTATCAAAGACTTTCCCCTACGTCGTTCTTGGTGCCTAATCCATCCGCAAGCTCGTCACCCAACTCCAGCCATGCGCTCTTTTATCGATTATATCCAACAAAATATTGGTCAATTTGAAACCATGTTCTCTCGAATGGCAGACATCTAA
- a CDS encoding class III extradiol dioxygenase family protein, protein MANIIGAVTTSHIPAIANAMANKAEDTPYWKPFFDGYPPVRKWLNEKKPDVIVLFYNDHGLEFFIDKKPTFAIGVADEYHNSDEGWGIATIPPVTGESELSWHIANSLVDDGFDMTICQEMKVDHGLTVPLSLMWPGNNYGHVKVIPVCINCEQYPMPQPWRCFELGKAIGKAIESFDSDMTVAIFGTGGLSHQLDGEAAGTLNRKFDLECMDKLVTNPEELTKYSNLDLVKIGGAQTVELNMWIAMRGVLRGKVTELHRNYHAPISNTGAGLLLLEHEMPK, encoded by the coding sequence ATGGCGAATATTATTGGCGCGGTCACAACGTCCCATATCCCAGCGATTGCTAATGCAATGGCCAATAAAGCAGAAGACACGCCTTATTGGAAACCGTTTTTTGATGGTTATCCTCCGGTGCGTAAATGGTTAAATGAGAAAAAACCAGACGTGATTGTGTTGTTTTATAACGATCATGGTTTGGAGTTTTTTATTGATAAAAAGCCCACGTTTGCCATCGGCGTAGCAGACGAATACCACAATTCGGATGAAGGTTGGGGGATTGCGACCATTCCGCCTGTCACCGGCGAATCTGAATTGTCATGGCACATTGCCAACAGTTTGGTAGACGATGGTTTTGATATGACCATTTGCCAAGAAATGAAAGTTGACCATGGTTTGACGGTGCCGCTGAGCTTGATGTGGCCGGGTAATAATTATGGCCATGTGAAGGTGATTCCAGTTTGCATTAACTGCGAACAATACCCGATGCCGCAGCCTTGGCGCTGTTTTGAATTGGGTAAAGCGATTGGTAAGGCGATTGAGTCGTTTGATTCGGACATGACCGTGGCTATTTTCGGCACAGGAGGATTGTCCCATCAATTAGACGGTGAAGCGGCGGGGACACTTAATCGCAAGTTTGACCTTGAGTGCATGGATAAACTGGTGACGAACCCTGAAGAATTAACCAAATACTCTAACTTAGATTTGGTCAAAATCGGCGGCGCGCAAACCGTTGAGCTGAACATGTGGATCGCCATGCGTGGCGTGTTACGCGGTAAGGTAACGGAGTTGCATCGTAATTATCATGCCCCGATTTCCAATACCGGTGCAGGGCTGCTGTTGCTTGAGCACGAGATGCCGAAATAA